In one Gemmatimonadaceae bacterium genomic region, the following are encoded:
- a CDS encoding FtsX-like permease family protein: MSLIPCALGLAGVIAFLVARHTREIGMRVALGATRQAVVRDFMRAAVRPVVIGTLFGLAAALPPRRVC; encoded by the coding sequence GTGTCGCTCATTCCCTGTGCGCTCGGGCTGGCCGGTGTCATCGCGTTTCTCGTTGCACGGCACACGCGGGAGATCGGCATGCGCGTGGCACTCGGCGCGACCAGGCAGGCTGTCGTGCGCGATTTCATGCGCGCGGCGGTTCGCCCGGTGGTCATCGGGACGTTGTTCGGCCTCGCCGCGGCGCTGCCCCCGCGGCGCGTCTGTTAG